From the genome of Ctenopharyngodon idella isolate HZGC_01 chromosome 23, HZGC01, whole genome shotgun sequence, one region includes:
- the LOC127506267 gene encoding gamma-aminobutyric acid receptor subunit rho-3 isoform X3: MDFTMTLYLRHYWKDERLAFPSSNNLSRTFDGRLVKKIWKPDVFFVHSKRSFIHDTTMENIMLRVFPDGNILYSVRITVTSLCSMDFSRFPLDTQNCSLELESYAYNENDLMLYWKNGNDSLRTDEIALSQFFIEEFHPSHGLALYSSTGWYNRLYINFILRRHIFFFMLQTYFPTMLMVVLSWVSFWIDRRAVPARVSLGITTVLTMSTIITGVSASMPQVSYVKAVDIYLWTSFLFVFLSVIEYAAVNYFTTKEEMKKLKQLKLSEYDASQAMAFDGCFHDQDIELSSFPRLSDLNTDPCMSSRNSTTPDLPPILGTRLRRRRSIRQSVNHIMNNSYKIDSYSRIFFPLAYFLFNIIYWSIYS, translated from the exons ATG GACTTCACGATGACCCTGTACCTGAGGCATTATTGGAAGGATGAACGCTTGGCTTTTCCCTCCAGTAACAATCTGAGCCGCACATTCGACGGCCGCTTGGTGAAGAAGATCTGGAAGCCTGATGTCTTTTTCGTCCATTCCAAGCGCTCCTTCATTCATGATACCACCATGGAGAACATAATGCTGAGGGTTTTCCCAGACGGCAACATCCTTTACAGCGTCAG GATTACAGTTACTTCTCTGTGCTCAATGGACTTCAGTAGATTCCCGTTGGACACTCAGAATTGTTCCCTGGAACTGGAGAGCT ATGCATATAATGAGAACGACCTCATGTTGTACTGGAAAAATGGCAATGACTCTTTAAGGACAGATGAAATTGCCCTCTCTCAGTTCTTCATTGAAGAGTTCCATCCCTCACACGGTCTGGCCTTGTACAGCAGCACAG GCTGGTACAACAGGCTCTACATCAACTTCATTCTCAGAAGACACATATTCTTCTTCATGCTGCAAACTTATTTTCCCACAATGCTGATGGTGGTGCTGTCCTGGGTGTCTTTTTGGATCGACAGGCGGGCAGTACCGGCCCGTGTATCACTTG GCATCACTACAGTGTTGACTATGTCCACCATAATTACGGGAGTGTCAGCGTCCATGCCTCAGGTGTCATATGTGAAAGCAGTGGACATCTATTTGTGGACCAGCTTCCTGTTTGTGTTTCTGTCCGTCATCGAGTACGCAGCCGTCAACTACTTCACCACCAAGGAGGAAATGAAGAAACTCAAACAGTTAAAG CTCTCAGAATACGATGCATCTCAAGCCATGGCATTCGATGGATGTTTCCATGACCAGGACATAGAGCTCAGCTCATTTCCTCGGCTGTCTGACCTTAACACGGATCCATGCATGTCCTCGCGGAACTCCACAACACCTGACCTGCCTCCCATCCTGGGCACGCGCCTCCGTCGACGACGTTCTATCCGCCAAAGTGTCAACCATATCATGAACAACAGTTACAAGATAGACTCCTATTCCAGAATATTCTTTCCTTTAGCATACTTTCTCTTCAATATCATCTACTGGAGCATCTACTCCTGA
- the LOC127506267 gene encoding gamma-aminobutyric acid receptor subunit rho-3 isoform X1, whose translation MRPGFGGSAIPVGIDVQVESIDSISEVNMDFTMTLYLRHYWKDERLAFPSSNNLSRTFDGRLVKKIWKPDVFFVHSKRSFIHDTTMENIMLRVFPDGNILYSVRITVTSLCSMDFSRFPLDTQNCSLELESYAYNENDLMLYWKNGNDSLRTDEIALSQFFIEEFHPSHGLALYSSTGWYNRLYINFILRRHIFFFMLQTYFPTMLMVVLSWVSFWIDRRAVPARVSLGITTVLTMSTIITGVSASMPQVSYVKAVDIYLWTSFLFVFLSVIEYAAVNYFTTKEEMKKLKQLKLSEYDASQAMAFDGCFHDQDIELSSFPRLSDLNTDPCMSSRNSTTPDLPPILGTRLRRRRSIRQSVNHIMNNSYKIDSYSRIFFPLAYFLFNIIYWSIYS comes from the exons ATGAGGCCTGGATTTGGAG GATCTGCCATCCCTGTGGGAATTGATGTGCAGGTGGAGAGTATAGACAGCATCTCTGAAGTAAACATG GACTTCACGATGACCCTGTACCTGAGGCATTATTGGAAGGATGAACGCTTGGCTTTTCCCTCCAGTAACAATCTGAGCCGCACATTCGACGGCCGCTTGGTGAAGAAGATCTGGAAGCCTGATGTCTTTTTCGTCCATTCCAAGCGCTCCTTCATTCATGATACCACCATGGAGAACATAATGCTGAGGGTTTTCCCAGACGGCAACATCCTTTACAGCGTCAG GATTACAGTTACTTCTCTGTGCTCAATGGACTTCAGTAGATTCCCGTTGGACACTCAGAATTGTTCCCTGGAACTGGAGAGCT ATGCATATAATGAGAACGACCTCATGTTGTACTGGAAAAATGGCAATGACTCTTTAAGGACAGATGAAATTGCCCTCTCTCAGTTCTTCATTGAAGAGTTCCATCCCTCACACGGTCTGGCCTTGTACAGCAGCACAG GCTGGTACAACAGGCTCTACATCAACTTCATTCTCAGAAGACACATATTCTTCTTCATGCTGCAAACTTATTTTCCCACAATGCTGATGGTGGTGCTGTCCTGGGTGTCTTTTTGGATCGACAGGCGGGCAGTACCGGCCCGTGTATCACTTG GCATCACTACAGTGTTGACTATGTCCACCATAATTACGGGAGTGTCAGCGTCCATGCCTCAGGTGTCATATGTGAAAGCAGTGGACATCTATTTGTGGACCAGCTTCCTGTTTGTGTTTCTGTCCGTCATCGAGTACGCAGCCGTCAACTACTTCACCACCAAGGAGGAAATGAAGAAACTCAAACAGTTAAAG CTCTCAGAATACGATGCATCTCAAGCCATGGCATTCGATGGATGTTTCCATGACCAGGACATAGAGCTCAGCTCATTTCCTCGGCTGTCTGACCTTAACACGGATCCATGCATGTCCTCGCGGAACTCCACAACACCTGACCTGCCTCCCATCCTGGGCACGCGCCTCCGTCGACGACGTTCTATCCGCCAAAGTGTCAACCATATCATGAACAACAGTTACAAGATAGACTCCTATTCCAGAATATTCTTTCCTTTAGCATACTTTCTCTTCAATATCATCTACTGGAGCATCTACTCCTGA
- the LOC127506267 gene encoding gamma-aminobutyric acid receptor subunit rho-3 isoform X2, translating to MASFGSAIPVGIDVQVESIDSISEVNMDFTMTLYLRHYWKDERLAFPSSNNLSRTFDGRLVKKIWKPDVFFVHSKRSFIHDTTMENIMLRVFPDGNILYSVRITVTSLCSMDFSRFPLDTQNCSLELESYAYNENDLMLYWKNGNDSLRTDEIALSQFFIEEFHPSHGLALYSSTGWYNRLYINFILRRHIFFFMLQTYFPTMLMVVLSWVSFWIDRRAVPARVSLGITTVLTMSTIITGVSASMPQVSYVKAVDIYLWTSFLFVFLSVIEYAAVNYFTTKEEMKKLKQLKLSEYDASQAMAFDGCFHDQDIELSSFPRLSDLNTDPCMSSRNSTTPDLPPILGTRLRRRRSIRQSVNHIMNNSYKIDSYSRIFFPLAYFLFNIIYWSIYS from the exons ATGGCGTCCTTCG GATCTGCCATCCCTGTGGGAATTGATGTGCAGGTGGAGAGTATAGACAGCATCTCTGAAGTAAACATG GACTTCACGATGACCCTGTACCTGAGGCATTATTGGAAGGATGAACGCTTGGCTTTTCCCTCCAGTAACAATCTGAGCCGCACATTCGACGGCCGCTTGGTGAAGAAGATCTGGAAGCCTGATGTCTTTTTCGTCCATTCCAAGCGCTCCTTCATTCATGATACCACCATGGAGAACATAATGCTGAGGGTTTTCCCAGACGGCAACATCCTTTACAGCGTCAG GATTACAGTTACTTCTCTGTGCTCAATGGACTTCAGTAGATTCCCGTTGGACACTCAGAATTGTTCCCTGGAACTGGAGAGCT ATGCATATAATGAGAACGACCTCATGTTGTACTGGAAAAATGGCAATGACTCTTTAAGGACAGATGAAATTGCCCTCTCTCAGTTCTTCATTGAAGAGTTCCATCCCTCACACGGTCTGGCCTTGTACAGCAGCACAG GCTGGTACAACAGGCTCTACATCAACTTCATTCTCAGAAGACACATATTCTTCTTCATGCTGCAAACTTATTTTCCCACAATGCTGATGGTGGTGCTGTCCTGGGTGTCTTTTTGGATCGACAGGCGGGCAGTACCGGCCCGTGTATCACTTG GCATCACTACAGTGTTGACTATGTCCACCATAATTACGGGAGTGTCAGCGTCCATGCCTCAGGTGTCATATGTGAAAGCAGTGGACATCTATTTGTGGACCAGCTTCCTGTTTGTGTTTCTGTCCGTCATCGAGTACGCAGCCGTCAACTACTTCACCACCAAGGAGGAAATGAAGAAACTCAAACAGTTAAAG CTCTCAGAATACGATGCATCTCAAGCCATGGCATTCGATGGATGTTTCCATGACCAGGACATAGAGCTCAGCTCATTTCCTCGGCTGTCTGACCTTAACACGGATCCATGCATGTCCTCGCGGAACTCCACAACACCTGACCTGCCTCCCATCCTGGGCACGCGCCTCCGTCGACGACGTTCTATCCGCCAAAGTGTCAACCATATCATGAACAACAGTTACAAGATAGACTCCTATTCCAGAATATTCTTTCCTTTAGCATACTTTCTCTTCAATATCATCTACTGGAGCATCTACTCCTGA
- the LOC127506267 gene encoding gamma-aminobutyric acid receptor subunit rho-3 isoform X4, with translation MTLYLRHYWKDERLAFPSSNNLSRTFDGRLVKKIWKPDVFFVHSKRSFIHDTTMENIMLRVFPDGNILYSVRITVTSLCSMDFSRFPLDTQNCSLELESYAYNENDLMLYWKNGNDSLRTDEIALSQFFIEEFHPSHGLALYSSTGWYNRLYINFILRRHIFFFMLQTYFPTMLMVVLSWVSFWIDRRAVPARVSLGITTVLTMSTIITGVSASMPQVSYVKAVDIYLWTSFLFVFLSVIEYAAVNYFTTKEEMKKLKQLKLSEYDASQAMAFDGCFHDQDIELSSFPRLSDLNTDPCMSSRNSTTPDLPPILGTRLRRRRSIRQSVNHIMNNSYKIDSYSRIFFPLAYFLFNIIYWSIYS, from the exons ATGACCCTGTACCTGAGGCATTATTGGAAGGATGAACGCTTGGCTTTTCCCTCCAGTAACAATCTGAGCCGCACATTCGACGGCCGCTTGGTGAAGAAGATCTGGAAGCCTGATGTCTTTTTCGTCCATTCCAAGCGCTCCTTCATTCATGATACCACCATGGAGAACATAATGCTGAGGGTTTTCCCAGACGGCAACATCCTTTACAGCGTCAG GATTACAGTTACTTCTCTGTGCTCAATGGACTTCAGTAGATTCCCGTTGGACACTCAGAATTGTTCCCTGGAACTGGAGAGCT ATGCATATAATGAGAACGACCTCATGTTGTACTGGAAAAATGGCAATGACTCTTTAAGGACAGATGAAATTGCCCTCTCTCAGTTCTTCATTGAAGAGTTCCATCCCTCACACGGTCTGGCCTTGTACAGCAGCACAG GCTGGTACAACAGGCTCTACATCAACTTCATTCTCAGAAGACACATATTCTTCTTCATGCTGCAAACTTATTTTCCCACAATGCTGATGGTGGTGCTGTCCTGGGTGTCTTTTTGGATCGACAGGCGGGCAGTACCGGCCCGTGTATCACTTG GCATCACTACAGTGTTGACTATGTCCACCATAATTACGGGAGTGTCAGCGTCCATGCCTCAGGTGTCATATGTGAAAGCAGTGGACATCTATTTGTGGACCAGCTTCCTGTTTGTGTTTCTGTCCGTCATCGAGTACGCAGCCGTCAACTACTTCACCACCAAGGAGGAAATGAAGAAACTCAAACAGTTAAAG CTCTCAGAATACGATGCATCTCAAGCCATGGCATTCGATGGATGTTTCCATGACCAGGACATAGAGCTCAGCTCATTTCCTCGGCTGTCTGACCTTAACACGGATCCATGCATGTCCTCGCGGAACTCCACAACACCTGACCTGCCTCCCATCCTGGGCACGCGCCTCCGTCGACGACGTTCTATCCGCCAAAGTGTCAACCATATCATGAACAACAGTTACAAGATAGACTCCTATTCCAGAATATTCTTTCCTTTAGCATACTTTCTCTTCAATATCATCTACTGGAGCATCTACTCCTGA